A genomic segment from Bubalus kerabau isolate K-KA32 ecotype Philippines breed swamp buffalo chromosome 21, PCC_UOA_SB_1v2, whole genome shotgun sequence encodes:
- the LOC129636132 gene encoding small ubiquitin-related modifier 2-like, with amino-acid sequence MANEKPKGGVTTENDDPSHLKGVLWRSSKLMKAYCEQQALSTRQTRFPSVWMPINETDTPAQLEMEAEDTADVFQWQTRGFY; translated from the coding sequence ATGGCCAATGAAAAGCCCAAGGGAGGAGTCACGACTGAGAATGATGATCCTAGTCATTTGAAGGGGGTTCTGTGGCGCAGTAGTAAACTAATGAAAGCCTACTGTGAACAACAGGCTTTGTCAACGAGGCAAACCAGATTCCCATCTGTCTGGATGCCAATCAATGAAACAGACACACCTGCACAGTTGGAAATGGAGGCTGAAGATACAGCTGATGTGTTTCAGTGGCAGACAAGAGGTTTCTACTAA